CACGCCTTCCTGCTGCGCGTGCCGCTGGTCGGTGGGCTGATCGCCGCCACCGAGACGGCGCGTTTCGCCTCGACCCTGGCCATCCTGGTGCGCAGCGGCGTGCCGCTGGTGGAGGCGCTGGCCATCGGCGCCGAGGTGGTGTCCAACCTGATCATTCGCAGCGACGTGGCCAACGCCACCCAGCGCGTGCGCGAGGGCGGCAGCCTGTCGCGCGCGCTGGAAGCCAGCCGGCAGTTCCCGCCGATGATGCTGCACATGATTGCCAGCGGCGAGCGTTCCGGCGAGCTGGACCAGATGCTGGCGCGCACGGCGCGCAACCAGGAAAACGACCTGGCGGCCACCATCGGCCTGCTGGTGGGGCTGTTCGAGCCGTTCATGCTGGTATTCATGGGCGCGGTGGTGCTGGTGATCGTGCTGGCCATCCTGCTGCCGATTCTTTCTCTGAACCAACTGGTGGGTTGATAGCGATGTACAAACAGAAAGGCTTCACGCTGATCGAGATCATGGTGGTGGTGGTCATCCTCGGCATTCTCGCTGCCCTGGTGGTGCCGCAGGTGATGGGGCGCCCGGATCAGGCCAAGGTCACCGCAGCGCAGAACGACATCCGCGCCATCGGCGCCGCGCTGGACATGTACAAGCTGGACAACCAGAACTACCCGAGCACCCAGCAGGGCCTGGAGGCCCTGGTGAAGAAACCCACCGGCACGCCGGCGGCGAAGAACTGGAACGCCGAGGGCTACCTGAAGAAGCTGCCGGTCGACCCCTGGGGCAACCAGTACCTGTACCTGTCGCCGGGCACCCGCGGCAAGATCGACCTGTATTCGCTGGGCGCCGACGGCCAGGAAGGCGGCGAGGGGACCGACGCCGACATCGGCAACTGGGATCTCTGACTCGCGATGCAGCGAGCGCGCGGTTTCACCCTGATCGAGCTGCTGGTGGTGCTGGTGCTGCTCGGCGTGCTCACCGGCCTCGCCGTGCTCGGCAGCGGGATCGCCAGCAGCCCCGCGCGCAAGCTGGCGGACGAGGCCGGGCGCCTGCAGTCGCTGCTGCGGGTGCTGCTCGACGAGGCGGTGCTGGACAACCGCGAGTATGGCGTACGCTTCGACGCCCGCAGCTACCGGGTGCTGCGCTTCGAGCCGCGCACGGCGCGCTGGGAGCCGCTCGACGAGCGCGTGCACGAGCTGCCGGAGTGGCTCGAACTGGAGATCGAGGTCGACGAGCAGAGTGTCGGGCTGCCCGCCGCCCTTGGTGACCAGGACAAAGCCGCGGCCAAGGCGCCACAGCTGCTGCTGCTCTCCAGTGGCGAGCTGACC
This DNA window, taken from Pseudomonas alcaligenes, encodes the following:
- the gspG gene encoding type II secretion system major pseudopilin GspG; this encodes MYKQKGFTLIEIMVVVVILGILAALVVPQVMGRPDQAKVTAAQNDIRAIGAALDMYKLDNQNYPSTQQGLEALVKKPTGTPAAKNWNAEGYLKKLPVDPWGNQYLYLSPGTRGKIDLYSLGADGQEGGEGTDADIGNWDL
- the gspH gene encoding type II secretion system minor pseudopilin GspH, with product MQRARGFTLIELLVVLVLLGVLTGLAVLGSGIASSPARKLADEAGRLQSLLRVLLDEAVLDNREYGVRFDARSYRVLRFEPRTARWEPLDERVHELPEWLELEIEVDEQSVGLPAALGDQDKAAAKAPQLLLLSSGELTPFTLRLSAGRERGAPVLTLASDGFAEPELQQEKSR